In Corynebacterium sp. P4-C1, the sequence TGACGGCCGAGGTACCTCCACCGCTCGAGCGAGTCCGGCGACCCGGAACGCTCTGGTTCCCGCGGCTTATTCGCGCCGGGCAGGAATTCGCGGTTGAGCTCGTCGGCGTTGCGGTAGGCGGTGTTGAGGATCTGCCGCACGACCACCTTGTCGGTCAGCACGGCACCGAGGGCGCTAAGCCCCAGGATCGCCAGCGGCCACGACACCAACGGCGGCATCCAGCGGCGCAACTCGGAATTGAAGCGGTCGGCAGTGACCTGGATTCCCTCCCCGGCCAGCAGGAGAGCACCGTAACCGATGGAGCCCAATCCAATTCCCGCCAGTGTTTGCAGCGGGCCGAGCCGGGTGGGGTCCTCGACGAGACGCTCGTGCTCGGAACGTCGTAAAGCAGCTGAGATATACGTGGCCACCGTGACTGCACCCATGGCGATCTGCACGGGGACCGCCGCCTTGCGTCGGAAAGCGCGCGGGTACTTCCACTGCCGCGCGTCCGCGACAGTGCCGAAAGCCTTCGTCGCGCCCACGCCCACCGAGTGGCCCGCAGCCTGGCAGATCGCCACATTCGCCGTGGTCACCCACCACGGGTGGGGTAGCAGCGAGGGCGAAATCGCGCTCCACGTCGCAACCTCCGCGCCCAGAATGCCGCCCGCGAAATCATCCGGGAGCCTGCGCAAACCCGACATGCGCACGACAGGCGTCAAATCCGCGAGCAACTCCACTGCGTAGAGCGGGGCGCGGACCGCATGAGTGCGGCGCGGCCACAGACGGGTCACTGTGTCCTTCATATTCTCCGCCGCTTCGCTTACGCGCGTGCGGAACGAGCGGTACGAAGGGTCGAGCGGCGTAAAGAGCATGCGCCCTATTGTGGCAAAAATTGGCTGCGGCGGTGGGGTGGAACCGCTGTGCACGGCCCTAAACCAACGAGAGGTGAACGCAGCGTTATTTTCGCGTGATACTTGCGTATCTTCCTCGTCCAGCGCTTTTCGATCCCCCGCCGCGCACCTAATGTCGAGCATTAAGTTGCACGCGCTTTTTGGGGAGACTTCGCAGGCATGACCATCGCCACCTCCGCCCAGGTTTCGGTACCCGGCACCCACCCGCTCATCGTCGCCCATCGTGGCGCGTCGGGGCTCCACCCGGAATCCACGCTCCGCGCATTCGACGAGGCGCTGAAGATGGACGGCGTGCACGGGATCGAGTGCGATGTGCGCCTCACCCGCGACGGCCGTCTCGTCGTCCACCACGACGCACTGATCAACCGCACTTCCGATGGCGCCGGCCGCATCGCCAAGATGGACTTCGCGGACCTGCGCCAATTCAATTACGGCACCGAGGACGACCCGCAGCAGCTCCTGCTTCTCGACGAACTTCTGGACCTCATGCAGGACTACCCCGACAAGCACATCTACATCGAAACGAAGCACCCCACCCGCTTCGGCCCCGAAGTGGACGAGCAGACAGTGCGCACCCTCTGGTACCGCGGGATGAAGGAGGATCCCCGCGTCCACCTCATCTCTTTCTCCCACTCCGCGATGCGCTTTTTCACCCACGTCGTCCCGGAACTGGAGACTTTCTACCTGTTTCGTTTGCGCGAGAAGAAATGGAACCCGACGAGCACGATGTTCTCCCGCCCATACGGTGTCGGCCCGGCTCTCGTGCACCTGCGCGGCATGCCGAAGCTGCTCGGCTACCGCGGGTTGAAGACGTACACGTGGACAGTCAACGAGCCCGAGCACATGCGCTGGTGCCGGGACAAGGGCGTGGATGTCTTCGCCACCGACAACCCGCACCTCGCGGTGGAGACATTCCGCACCCCAGGCACTGTGAACTGATCTGACCACGGTAGATTGGTCGGCATGGCCAAGAAGAACCGCAAGAAGGAAGACCTGCCCGAGGGCATGAGCCGCCGCCAGGCGAAGCTGGCTGCCCGTGCCGCCGAGCGCGAAGCACTGCAGAAAGACCCGCGCCCGTACAAGGGCCTGAAGGCTGAGACCGATTTGGTCGCGCTCCAGGAGTTCGTTCCCTCCGCCGTCGCGAAGGTGGATGTCAAGGGCACCCCGGTGAATATCGTCACCGTTCTGCCTGGTGCGGGAGCCGCCCTGCGCCGTCCGGAGGAGGACGGCGGCGAGCGCTTCGTCGCTCTGCAAGTCCAGTCCCACTCCCAGAACCCGAACCGCGACCTCGCTTACGCCCTGAGCTGGGTGCTCGAGGCCGAACCGGGCGCGACGCTGAACTCCACCGCCGCCGACGGCTCCCAGCCCGAGCTGAACACCCTGATCAGCGAGTCCGCTGAGCTGGACATCACCACCCACGACGACTTCAACTGGTGGTTCACCGAGTCCGCAGTCTCCAACCCGCAGGTCCAGCAGGCGCTGGCACGCGCGAACGGCGCGGTGATCCCGTCCGTCGAGGTCGATGCCGACCTGCCGGGCTCCATCTGGTGGGTCAACCCCGGCGGCGGCAAGGCCCACATTCGCTGGATCCGCCCGGAGGACGACGAGCGCAAGATGCTCGACGCCCTCGCCCGCATCGCCGCCCGCGGTGAGCTCAACCTCGGAGAGAACACCAAATTCGCCGGCGCTTTCCGCACCCACGGTCTGCTCGTCCCGGTCTTCGACCTCGACCCGGCCGTCGCCGCCGACTCCTACGGCGACGCCCTCAAGAAGGTCGACGAGGCTATCGCCGCTGAGTACGACAACGATGCCCAGCTCAACGCTGATGAACGTAAGCAGCTGGAGAACATCAAGTCGCGCCAGGTCACCATTTAGGCTGCGGTGGGGTCATGGCATCTGGGACGGCACGTAGTGGGCGTAGTGGATTGAGCACGCGCCACCTCAATTTCATCGCACTCGGATCCGCGATCGGCACCGGCCTGTTCTACGGCTCCGCCGGGGCGATCCAGGCGGCGGGACCGTCAGTCCTGCTGGTCTACCTCCTCGGCGGCGCGGTGGTGTACTTCCTCCTCCGTGCCCTCGGCGAGATGTCGGTGCACCACCCAGTCACCGGCTCTTTCGCCGAATACACCCGCGCTTACCTGGGCGGCGCCGCCGGATACTTGACCGGTTGGATGTTCGCCTTCGAAATGGTGATCGTGGCGTTGGCGGACCTCACGGCAATTGGCATTTACATGGGATTTTGGTTTCCCGATGTCTCACGGTGGGTGTGGATCGTCGCGGCCTTGCTCGTCGTCGGCGCCGCCAATGTGGCCAGTGCGAAGGCCTTCGGCGAGCTGGAATTCTGGTTCACAGTGGTCAAAGTCGGCGCGGTCATCGCCATGATTCTCGCTGGTGCCGCCGTTTTAGTCTTCGGCCTGTCCACGGCGGAGACCACGGGCCCGGTCAACCTCGTCAACGACGGCGGGTTCTTCCCCAACGGCCTCACCGGCATGGTCGCTTCCTTCATCCTCGTGCTCTTCGCATTCGGTGGCACGGAGATCATCGGTGTGGCGGGCAGCGAGGCATCCGACCCGAAAGCGGCTGTGCCGAAGGCGGTCAACACCGTCCCTGTGCGTATCCTGCTGTTCTACGTGCTGTCCATCCTGGTCATCTTGATGATCAATCCGTGGCGCACCATCACCGGCGATGAGTCGCCCTTCGTGCAGATCTTCTCCACCCTGGGCGTCAACTGGGCCGCTGGTCTACTGAACTTCGTGGTCATCACCGCCGCGTTGTCCGCCATCAACGCGGACCTCTTCGGTGCGGGCCGCGTGCTCACCGGCTTGGCCAAACAGAACTACGCACCGCGCGTGATGGCCCGCACCATCCGCGACGTGCCGGTCATGACCACGGTGATTTTGCTGCTGGTTCTCGTGGTCGGCGTTGTCGCCAACACGCTCGTTCCGGACCGCATCTTCGACACCATTGCTTCCCTGGCCACCTTCGCCACGATTTTCGTGTGGCTGATGATCCTGCTGGCGCACCTCGCCTCGCGCCGCCAGATGACGCCGGAGGAGGTGGCAGCCCTCGACTACAAGACTCCGCTGTACCCGTACGGCCAGTACTTCGCGATCGCCTTCATCCTCTTCACCTTCGGCATCATGGTGTGGTTGCCGGACTTCCGCGTCGCCTTCGTCGTCGGCCTCGCGTTCAGCGTGATCACTGTGGCGCTGTACTTCATCACCGGCCGGCACAAGCTCCCAGAGCCGGAGCTCGGGATTGAAACCTCGCGCAACTAGCGGGGCGGCCGGGAAAGCAGCTAGCGCATCCCCGCGAAGAGCTGCTCCGCGGCCGCATCATCCCACACGAGCACACTGCCGACCTCTGTGTCGATGAAGTCGCCGATGGGCACCGTTTCCGTGTTGACCCCGCCGCGCAGCGCGAATGCCATGCGTGCCAGGTGCCACACGTGGTCACCCTCACCCACGATGAACATGCTGCTGCCGCGCATCACCAGGGGAATGAGGCGGAACGGATTGAGCAGCACGGACGGCGACAGGGCTTTCTTCATCAGCGCGCCGACGAATTCGCGCTGGCGCTGCACACGGTCGAGGTCGCCCATGGCGGTGGCGCGGGTGCGCACGTAGCCGAGCGCCGTCGGACCGTCCATTTTCTGGCAGCCCGCCTGGATATTGAGGTTGGCTAGCGGGTCGTCGATGGGCTCGGTCGGGCACAGTTGCACCCCGCCCACCGCGTCCGTGATCTTGGCGAGTCCGCCCATCCCCACCTCGGCGTAGTGGTCGATGTGGAGGTGCGTGGCATTTTCCACGGTCTCCGCAAGCAGCTTGGGTCCGCCGAAGGCGAAGGCGGCGTTGATCTTGTCCATGCCGTAGCCGGGAATCTCCACATAGGAGTCGCGCGGGATGGACAGCAGCGTCGCCTTCCTGCCGTTGGGAATGTGCATGAGCATGATCGTGTCGGTGCGGCCAGTGCCTATGTCGCCGCCGGTGCCCAGGCGCTCGACGTCCTTCTCGGTGAGTCCCTCGCGCGAGTCGGAGCCGACGATCAGCCAGTTCGTGCCGGAGGTGTTCCCGATCGGGTTGTCCGGGAACGCATCCACCCGGGTCAAACGCGCATCGGCGAAGAGCGTGCCGACGACCACGAAGACGATGAGCAGCGACAGCAGTGTCGGGATGCAGCCGGCGCGGGGGCGCGGAATGCGCGGCCGGGGGCGCCGAGGAGTTTCTCGGCGTGCAGGGCGCACGCGCCGCTCGGGCGAGAGTTCCAGCTGCGGTTCCCAGCGTTCCCGCCGCGGCGCCTCACGGCGCACCCCGTTTCCCCTGTCAGCCAGCGGAGTCCGGCGCGGCTCGTAGCGTTGAGCCTCACGCCGTGGCGCTTCGTACCTGGTCTCCCGAGGCATCTGCTGGCGCGGGCGTACCGTCTCCCTGACGGGTTCCCGAACAGGCCCCCGCCCAGATTCCCTGACGGGCCGCTCAGTCTCTCGCCGGGGGCTCGGGGCTGGCTGGTTTGCCGAGCGCTTCCGGATCGGGCGCCCGTACCTGTCGATCAGGGGTTTCCCGTCCTTGCCTACGAGGAAATCCCCGGGGTTGTCCCGGGGGTCGTTGGAGTGCGGGGTGTGCGACATGGAAAACATCTTAAACGCCGATCCCACACGCCACAGCATTAACACGTGCAACATATGTGGCTATGGTCTGTGGTGGGCGGGGCGAAGGCGGACAGTACTGTGACCGCACCGCACTGTAGAGGGGCAGCCGCGCGACACCCGCGGGGCAGGAGACCCGTTCACAGCCCGAGCCAACTCACGTCGAGGAACAGGTAACCGAGGTAGGCCACCGCGTCAATGAGGAAGTGGGCCAGGATGAGCGGCCAGACTTTCCCGGTGCGGTGGAAGTAGAAGGCGAAGATAACACCCATGGCGATATTCCCCGCACCGGCAGAAAAGCCCTGGTAAAGGTGGTAGGTGCCGCGCAGGACGGCGGAGGCGGCGATCGCGCCCCACACAGGAACCCGCAGCTGCTTGAGGCGTGTGAGAAGCCACATGACCACGACGGTCTCCTCGGCGAAGGCGTTCGCGGCGGACCAGAGAAGCAGCAGGGGCACCTTGGCGGCGTCGGTCGCGGGTACGACCTCTTTGGTCCACCCCATCTGCAGGGACATCACGTAGAGGACGAGGCCGGGAATGCCGATCAGCGCCGCCAACCCGGCACCCCATACCCAGTCGCGCCAGCGGGGCCAGGGCAGATGCGCGCCGAGCAGGTACAGGGCCAGGCCGCCCCAGGCCAGCAGGGTCGCGGCTGAGGCGAGTTGCAATGCGGCGTCGAGCCAGGAAAGGGACGACGTGGCGTCGTTAAGCACTGTGCGCTGTTGGTTGAGCGGGGTGGGGGACAGGGCGGCGTCGATAAGCTTGAGCGCCGCGCGCACGCCGGACATGCCAAAAGTGACGGCGAGGACAAGGAGAACCTCGAGTGTGAGGCGGCGCCGGTCGATGGTCATGGGTCAACTGTAGGCTGGGAGAGCATGAGCACGACGAGCGTTGCCTACCTGGGGCCTGCCGGGACTTTCACTGAGGAAGCCTTGTGGCTGTTCCGCGACCACATTCCGGGCGAGATCACGCCGTTGCCCGTTGAGTCGCCGTCCGCCGCGTTGAACGCGGTGCGTGACGGCCGTGCGCAGTTCGCCGTTGTGGCGATCGAGAATTCCGTGGACGGCGCGGTGACCAGCACGTCCGACGCGTTCGTTGAGGGCGGCGGGATGATGATCTACCGCGAGGTGGAGTTACCCATCAGCTTCGCCATCATGACCCGTCCTGGCTTCCAGCTGCGTGAAGCTACCCGCTTTTCGACGCATCCGGTCGCCCACCGCCAAGTCCGCCAGTGGCTGGAAGACAACTTGCCCGGAGTGCCGTTCGCGGCGGCCTCCTCGAATGCCGCCGCAGCGAAAGCTGTCGCCGACGGGGAGGCCGATGTCGCGGCCGCCCCGCGCCGGGCCGCGGACCTGTTCGGGCTCGACGTGCATGCGGAGGGGATCGCGGATATGAGTGAGGCGCGCACCCGGTTCGTGCTCGCCGGACGCGCCGGCGTGCCCACACAGCGCACCGGCAACGACCGCACCTCGGTGGTTTTCCAATTGCCCAACGAGCCTGGGACACTGGTGGGTGCGCTGCAGGAATTCGCTTACCGCGGAGTGGATCTCACCCGCATCGAGTCGCGCCCGACACGCGAGAAGGCGAACACGTACAACTTCTACGTGGATCTAGTCGGGCACATCGACGACGTGCCGGTCGCGGAGGCGCTGCGCTCCCTCTGGCTGCGCACCACCACCATCGCGTTCCTCGGTTCGTGGCCGCGGTTCGGCGGCGGGGGCGAGGAGCATATGGTCGATCCGGATCGTATCGACCAGGCTGAACAGTGGGTCCGCGCGGCCCGGGAAGGAACATCATGCTGATCTTGCTGCGTCACGGCCAGACCACCTCGAACGTGGACCACAAGCTGGACACCGTCCTCCCCGGCGCCGAGCTCACAGAATTGGGGCGTGAGCAGGCGAAGAGCGCGGGCGCGGAGATCCTGGACAGCTACGAGGTCGACCGCGTGATCTCCTCGCGTGCAACGCGCGCGAAGCAGACGGCCCAGATCGGTTTCGGCGAGCGGTTCAGCGACATTCCCGCCGTGGATGGCATTCATGAAGTCCACGCTGGCCGTTGGGAGATGCACAATTCGCGCGAAGCGCACGAGGCGTACCTGGGAGCGTTCCGCGGTTTCTACCGCCGCCAGCTTGAGGCGCTTATCGACGGCGGCGACACCCTCGACATCTTCCTCTCCCGCTACAAGGGCGGACTCCTCCCGTACGCCGCGCAGGAGGGGACCACCGTTGCGGTGTCCCACGGCGGGGCGATCCGCGCGTTCGCCGCGAATGCCTGCGAGATCGACCCGGACTTCGCCGAGGCGAGCTACCTGCCCAACTGCCAGTACGTGGTGGTCGATCCCACCGCGGGCCCGACGGGCGACCCCGCCGCGGATTTCGGACGGTGGCGCGTGGTCCGCTGGGCGGAGTACCCGCTGCCGGGAGCGTCGGGCTAGCCCCAGCCCAGGTGGTGAAGCTCGTGCTCCTCGAGTCCGAAATAGTGGCCGACCTCGTGGAAGACGGTCACTTTCACCTCGTGGCGTAGTTCGTCCACGTCGGCGCACATGTTCTCGAGGGCGTCTTTGTAGATGAACACCGCGTCGGGCAGGAACCCGGTGTGGTTGGAGTGCTGTTCCGTCAGCGGCACACCCTCGAAGAGGCCGAGGAGTTCGGGGTTGTCCTCGTTGTGGGGGCGGGCAAGCACGACCATGTTGGTCATGTGGCGGGCGACATCCTCGGGGATGTCGTCGAGGGCGTCGTTGATCATTCCCTCGAAGACCTCGTCGCTGACCGGCTCCATCATGGCTGGGCTGCCGGGCTGGGGTTACCGCCTGCGTTCTGCGCTTCTTGCTGGCGCTTCTGGTCCTCGCGCAGCGGGCGGCGCTCCGGCGGGGCCTTCGGGGTCTGGCCGTCGACCTTGAGCGCTTCGCGGCCGTTTTTGGCCGACCCGGTGATGGAGGCGAATTTGCCGTCCTTCGGGGAAACTAGGCCGCAGTTGACGGAACGGCTGCCGCCGTCCCAGGCCTGAGTGGAGATCGTGCCCCAGTAGACCTGCAGGGTGGACTGGTACAAGTTCTCCTCGTTGCCCAGGTAATTCTCGGCGGCCTTGGCGCACACGGCGCCGAGGTGCTTGTCCTGGTCTTCCGGCGACGGGGTCCGGTCGGCGAAGACTGGAGCCAGGTCGACGACGTCGGTGACCTCGATGTGGTGCGGCTCGGCGCAGTCGACTTCGCGCAAGTTATTCGCTTCGTCGGTGGCCTCGCAGGTGCCCGGCTTGGCGACGCGGGCCTGGTCCTGCTCGGCGGCGTGGCCGGTGGTGAGGATGGGGGTTCCGTCGGTGTCGGTCTCCTGCAGGCCGCACAGCATTGTGCGGTCACCGTCCGCCCATGCGTCCGCAGGGGGCAGGATCGGGGCGATGGAGTAGCGCCCGGCCGGGTCATAGCGCCCGTTGAGGTAGCGGATCGAGGCTGTTTGGCACAGCTCCTCGCGCAACTGCGCCTGGCGGGTCGGGTTCGGTGCCTCCGCCTCCGGGCCGAACTCGGCGGTGGGGTAGGTGTTCAGGTCCTCGCGGGAGGTCACCTCGAAGCGGTGCTCGTTGGCGCAGTCCGTCTCCGTGAATCCCGTGACAGAGCCATCCGGGGAGACATCCCACGTCAGGCACGTGCCTTTATCGGCGGTGGTGAAGGAGGGGTTGGGCTCCTCCGACGCGGTCGCGCCGGTCTGCGGGGTGGGGTTCGCCGGGGTGCCGCCTGCCTGGTCGTCGACGGCGTAGCCGGTCGAGGCGGCGTAGGTGCCCACGCTAAGAGCTCCAGCCAGCGTGGCCACCAGGATGGAGCGCAGGCCGGATGTGCTCAGAGAGGATTTCTGTGCAGCCATGCCTTCCATCATGCCTTATGTGGGGCCACGAGCTAATCCCACGGGGTAGGGTTGGTAGCCGTGATCGATCTGAAGTTTCTGCGTGAAAACCCTGATGTTGTCCGCGCCTCCCAGCAGGCCCGTGGCGAAGACCCGGCGCTGGTGGACCAGCTGCTGGCCGCCGATGAGGAGCGCCGCGCCAGTATCCAGAAAGCGGATGAGCTGCGCGGCGAGCAGAAGGCTTTCGGCAAGAAGATCGGACAGGCCGCTCCCGAAGACCGCCCCGCACTCCTGGAGGGTTCCAACGAGCTGAAGGAGAAGGTCAAGGAAGCGGAGGAAGCGCAGAAGGCGGCGGAAGGGAACGTCGAAACGCTGCAGTACCGCATCGCGAATGTCGTGGAAGGTGCCCCGGCCGGCGGTGAGGAAGATTTCATCGTGCTCGAGCACGTCGGTGAGGTCCCGGAATTCGATTTCGAGGTCAAGGACCACCTGGATCTCGGAGATGCCCTCGGCATTATCGACATGAAGCGCGGCACGAAAGTCGGCGGCGCACGCTTCTACTACCTCGTCGGCGACGGCGCCTGGATGCAGCTGGGCATGCTGATGCTAGCGGCACAGAAGGCGCGCGAGGCCGGCTTCACAGTCGTCGTTCCGCCGGTGCTGGTGCGCCCCGAGATCATGGCGGGCACCGGCTTCCTCGACGCGCACGACGAGGAGATCTACTACCTCGAGCGCGACGACATGTATCTGGTGGGCACCTCCGAGGTGGCGCTGGCCGGCTACCACAAGGACGAGATCATCGACCTGTCTGACGGTCCGCTGCTGTATGCCGGTTGGTCCTCGTGCTTCCGCCGCGAGGCCGGCTCCTACGGCAAGGACACGAAGGGTATCCTGCGCGTCCACCAGTTCGACAAGCTCGAGATGTTCGCCTACTGCAAGCCGGAAGAAGCGGAGGAGATGCACCAGAAGCTCCTCGGCCTCGAGCGCGAGATGCTCGCTGCCGTGGAGGTGCCGTACCGCGTTATCGACGTCGCCGCCGGTGACCTCGGCTCGTCGGCCGCACGCAAATACGACACGGAGGCGTGGGTTCCGTCCCAGGGCACCTACCGCGAGCTGACTTCCACGTCGAACTGCACGACCTTCCAGGGCCGCCGCCTGGGCACCCGCTACCGCGACGCCGACGGCAAGACCCAGACCGCAGCGACGCTCAACGGCACGCTCGCAACCACGCGTTGGCTCGTGGCCATCTTGGAGAACAACCAGCGCGCGGACGGCTCCGTGGTCGTCCCTGAGGCGCTCCGCCCGTGGGTGGGCAAAGACATCCTGACGCCGGAAAAGGGGTAGAAGCATCATGCGCAGGTTCCACCGTCTGTTCAACGTCCCGGACGATTTCGAGCGTCCCGCACCGCACCCGGTGGAATCGAAAGAGCGGTTCTACCAGGGCATCATCGGCGGCTTCAAGAAGATCATGCAGGCCCAGGGGCTGCAGTTCTACGTCAACGGCGCCGAGAACGTCCCCGTGGACGGCGGAGCCCTGTTCGTGATCAACCACACCGGTTACTACGACTTCATCATCGCCGGTATCGGCCCGCACTTGCGCGGCAACCGTCTGGTGCGCTTCATGGCGAAGAAAGAGGTCTTCGACATGAAGGTCGTGGGCGCGCTCATGCGCGGCATGAAGCATGTCCCGGTGGACCGCGCAGCTGGCGCCGCCTCCATCGCTGAAGCGGTGAAGTGGCTGCGCAGCGGCGGATTCGTGGGTATCTTCCCGGAGTCCACGATCTCGCGTTCCTTCGAGCTGGCCGAGTTCAAGACCGGTGCGGCGCGTATCGCCGACGAAGCCGGAGTGCCCGTCATCCCGACAGTGATCTGGGGTTCCCAGCGCCTGTTGACCAAGGGGCTGAAGAAGAACCTCGGCAGGTCCCGAACCCCGATCATCATCTCCTACGGCGAACCGGTGAGGACCACCGGCGACCCGGAGCGCGACACCAAGCGCGTCAAGGCCGCCATGCAGGAGCTTCTCACCGCCAACCGTGAGGAATACGCCGAGCGTTTCGGCCCGTTCCCAGATGGCCTGGATTGGATGCCAGCATCCCTCGGTGGCGCCGCACCCACGCTCGACGAGGCCAACGAGATTCTCGCCCGCGAACGCGAGGAGAAGCGCAGGGCCCGGGAGGCAAAGAAAGCCAAGGACGGTTCCTGATGTCCGTGCCCGAGGGCTACCGCGCCGACAGCCACGTCTTCCTCATCCCGGAGGACGCCCCAGTCACGCCGGTCCAGCCCGGGTGGCGGCGCGAGTACATGTATCGGACGATCAAAAGCACCGTTGCAACGGTGCTGCGCATTCAGGGCGCGCGCTTCTACGTCCACGGTCTCGAGAACGTCCCGGCGGAGGGTCCGGCGATTGTGGCGGGCAACCACATCGGCTACTACGACTTCATCTCCGGTGCCCTTCCGGGCCTGTTGTGTGGTCGCCGTCCCACGCGCTACATGGCGAAAAAGGAGCTCTTCGACCGCTGGCTCATGGGCCCCATTTCCCGGGCAGTCGGCCACGTGGAGGTCGACCGGTCGCTGGGGGCAAGCAGCATCGACGAGGCGGTCAAGCGTCTGCGCGAAGGCGAACTGATCGGCATCTTCCCCGAAGGAACACTGTCGGAAACGCTCGAGTTGACCCGCTTCAAGACGGGTGCGGCACGCATCGCCCAAGCCTCCGCTGCACCACTCATCCCCACCGCAACCTGGGGAACGCAGCACTTCTGGGTCAAAAGCGGCCGGAAAAAGATGGGGCGCGCGCACCTTCCCGTAGTCACCGTTGTCGGTGAACCGGTGGACACAGCGGGCACGGTGGATGAGGTGACGGAGAGGTTGAGTGGAGACGTCGATAAGCTGCTTATCGACGCCCGTGTGCGCTACGCCGAACTGGAAAATGGGAGGTAGACCTTGGCGCCGAAGCTGATTGTGAGCGATATCGACGGAACGTTGCTGGACAGCAACGGACGAGTGAGCCCGCGTCTCCGCGACACCCTCGCTCGAGCGGTCCGCGGCGGGACGAAGGTCGCGCTGGCCACGGGGCGCCCGCACCGTTGGCTGGCTCCGGTGTTGGACCAGCTGCCGTTCACCCCGATGTGCGTGTGCGCGAATGGGGCGGTGGTCTACGATCCCTCGCACGA encodes:
- a CDS encoding glycerophosphodiester phosphodiesterase family protein, with product MTIATSAQVSVPGTHPLIVAHRGASGLHPESTLRAFDEALKMDGVHGIECDVRLTRDGRLVVHHDALINRTSDGAGRIAKMDFADLRQFNYGTEDDPQQLLLLDELLDLMQDYPDKHIYIETKHPTRFGPEVDEQTVRTLWYRGMKEDPRVHLISFSHSAMRFFTHVVPELETFYLFRLREKKWNPTSTMFSRPYGVGPALVHLRGMPKLLGYRGLKTYTWTVNEPEHMRWCRDKGVDVFATDNPHLAVETFRTPGTVN
- a CDS encoding amino acid permease; translation: MASGTARSGRSGLSTRHLNFIALGSAIGTGLFYGSAGAIQAAGPSVLLVYLLGGAVVYFLLRALGEMSVHHPVTGSFAEYTRAYLGGAAGYLTGWMFAFEMVIVALADLTAIGIYMGFWFPDVSRWVWIVAALLVVGAANVASAKAFGELEFWFTVVKVGAVIAMILAGAAVLVFGLSTAETTGPVNLVNDGGFFPNGLTGMVASFILVLFAFGGTEIIGVAGSEASDPKAAVPKAVNTVPVRILLFYVLSILVILMINPWRTITGDESPFVQIFSTLGVNWAAGLLNFVVITAALSAINADLFGAGRVLTGLAKQNYAPRVMARTIRDVPVMTTVILLLVLVVGVVANTLVPDRIFDTIASLATFATIFVWLMILLAHLASRRQMTPEEVAALDYKTPLYPYGQYFAIAFILFTFGIMVWLPDFRVAFVVGLAFSVITVALYFITGRHKLPEPELGIETSRN
- a CDS encoding histidine phosphatase family protein; translation: MLILLRHGQTTSNVDHKLDTVLPGAELTELGREQAKSAGAEILDSYEVDRVISSRATRAKQTAQIGFGERFSDIPAVDGIHEVHAGRWEMHNSREAHEAYLGAFRGFYRRQLEALIDGGDTLDIFLSRYKGGLLPYAAQEGTTVAVSHGGAIRAFAANACEIDPDFAEASYLPNCQYVVVDPTAGPTGDPAADFGRWRVVRWAEYPLPGASG
- the pheA gene encoding prephenate dehydratase; this translates as MSTTSVAYLGPAGTFTEEALWLFRDHIPGEITPLPVESPSAALNAVRDGRAQFAVVAIENSVDGAVTSTSDAFVEGGGMMIYREVELPISFAIMTRPGFQLREATRFSTHPVAHRQVRQWLEDNLPGVPFAAASSNAAAAKAVADGEADVAAAPRRAADLFGLDVHAEGIADMSEARTRFVLAGRAGVPTQRTGNDRTSVVFQLPNEPGTLVGALQEFAYRGVDLTRIESRPTREKANTYNFYVDLVGHIDDVPVAEALRSLWLRTTTIAFLGSWPRFGGGGEEHMVDPDRIDQAEQWVRAAREGTSC
- a CDS encoding septum formation family protein, which encodes MAAQKSSLSTSGLRSILVATLAGALSVGTYAASTGYAVDDQAGGTPANPTPQTGATASEEPNPSFTTADKGTCLTWDVSPDGSVTGFTETDCANEHRFEVTSREDLNTYPTAEFGPEAEAPNPTRQAQLREELCQTASIRYLNGRYDPAGRYSIAPILPPADAWADGDRTMLCGLQETDTDGTPILTTGHAAEQDQARVAKPGTCEATDEANNLREVDCAEPHHIEVTDVVDLAPVFADRTPSPEDQDKHLGAVCAKAAENYLGNEENLYQSTLQVYWGTISTQAWDGGSRSVNCGLVSPKDGKFASITGSAKNGREALKVDGQTPKAPPERRPLREDQKRQQEAQNAGGNPSPAAQP
- a CDS encoding LCP family protein, translating into MSHTPHSNDPRDNPGDFLVGKDGKPLIDRYGRPIRKRSANQPAPSPRRETERPVRESGRGPVREPVRETVRPRQQMPRETRYEAPRREAQRYEPRRTPLADRGNGVRREAPRRERWEPQLELSPERRVRPARRETPRRPRPRIPRPRAGCIPTLLSLLIVFVVVGTLFADARLTRVDAFPDNPIGNTSGTNWLIVGSDSREGLTEKDVERLGTGGDIGTGRTDTIMLMHIPNGRKATLLSIPRDSYVEIPGYGMDKINAAFAFGGPKLLAETVENATHLHIDHYAEVGMGGLAKITDAVGGVQLCPTEPIDDPLANLNIQAGCQKMDGPTALGYVRTRATAMGDLDRVQRQREFVGALMKKALSPSVLLNPFRLIPLVMRGSSMFIVGEGDHVWHLARMAFALRGGVNTETVPIGDFIDTEVGSVLVWDDAAAEQLFAGMR
- a CDS encoding metallopeptidase family protein; the encoded protein is MEPVSDEVFEGMINDALDDIPEDVARHMTNMVVLARPHNEDNPELLGLFEGVPLTEQHSNHTGFLPDAVFIYKDALENMCADVDELRHEVKVTVFHEVGHYFGLEEHELHHLGWG
- a CDS encoding CPBP family intramembrane glutamic endopeptidase; the protein is MTIDRRRLTLEVLLVLAVTFGMSGVRAALKLIDAALSPTPLNQQRTVLNDATSSLSWLDAALQLASAATLLAWGGLALYLLGAHLPWPRWRDWVWGAGLAALIGIPGLVLYVMSLQMGWTKEVVPATDAAKVPLLLLWSAANAFAEETVVVMWLLTRLKQLRVPVWGAIAASAVLRGTYHLYQGFSAGAGNIAMGVIFAFYFHRTGKVWPLILAHFLIDAVAYLGYLFLDVSWLGL
- a CDS encoding DUF5926 family protein, whose protein sequence is MAKKNRKKEDLPEGMSRRQAKLAARAAEREALQKDPRPYKGLKAETDLVALQEFVPSAVAKVDVKGTPVNIVTVLPGAGAALRRPEEDGGERFVALQVQSHSQNPNRDLAYALSWVLEAEPGATLNSTAADGSQPELNTLISESAELDITTHDDFNWWFTESAVSNPQVQQALARANGAVIPSVEVDADLPGSIWWVNPGGGKAHIRWIRPEDDERKMLDALARIAARGELNLGENTKFAGAFRTHGLLVPVFDLDPAVAADSYGDALKKVDEAIAAEYDNDAQLNADERKQLENIKSRQVTI